From a single Nicotiana tabacum cultivar K326 chromosome 8, ASM71507v2, whole genome shotgun sequence genomic region:
- the LOC107809481 gene encoding peroxidase 27-like, with product MATLKFLLVFILSLAFAFGLANSQSLQVGFYKKTCPNVEAIVKKATTDFVSRTPTLAAPLLRMHFHDCFVRGCDGSVLLNSTKGNQTEKDAIPNQSLRGFQVIDAAKSALEKQCPGIVSCADILALVARDAVSLINGPTWQVELGRRDGRVSILLEAIRNLPNPFDNFATLKSSFGALGLSVKDIVVLSGGHTLGVSHCFSFGSRLYNFTGKGDTDPNMDQNYIGQLKTKCKPNDVTTTVEMDPGSAKSFDTDYYTMVSKRRGLFVSDAALLTDSQTKAYVLSQLNSRGSTFFKDFGVSMVNMGKIGVLTGKSGEIRKHCAITN from the exons ATGGCAACCTTaaaatttcttttagttttcatTCTTTCTCTTGCATTTGCCTTCGGGCTTGCTAATTCACAAAGCTTGCAAGTAGGGTTTTACAAGAAAACATGTCCAAATGTAGAAGCAATTGTCAAAAAGGCAACAACTGACTTTGTTTCTCGTACTCCTACTTTGGCTGCCCCATTGTTGAGAATGCATTTTCATGATTGTTTTGTTAGG GGATGTGATGGTTCAGTGCTACTTAATTCAACAAAAGGCAATCAAACTGAGAAAGATGCAATTCCAAATCAAAGCCTAAGAGGCTTCCAAGTGATTGATGCTGCTAAATCTGCTTTAGAAAAACAATGTCCTGGCATTGTCTCATGCGCTGATATTTTAGCCTTGGTAGCTCGTGATGCTGTTTCACTG ATTAATGGACCAACTTGGCAAGTAGAATTGGGAAGAAGAGATGGAAGAGTTTCAATTCTCTTAGAAGCCATAAGAAACCTGCCAAATCCTTTTGACAACTTTGCTACTTTAAAATCATCATTTGGCGCTTTGGGCCTAAGTGTAAAAGACATTGTTGTTCTATCAG GTGGCCACACTCTTGGGGTATCACATTGCTTTTCTTTCGGAAGTCGTTTGTATAATTTTACTGGTAAAGGTGATACAGACCCAAATATGGATCAAAACTACATAGGCCAATTGAAGACCAAATGTAAGCCAAATGATGTGACCACCACTGTTGAAATGGACCCTGGAAGTGCAAAAAGTTTTGACACTGATTATTACACTATGGTTAGCAAAAGAAGAGGATTGTTCGTATCTGATGCAGCTCTTCTCACTGATAGTCAAACAAAAGCTTATGTCTTGTCCCAATTAAATTCCCGTGGATCAACTTTCTTTAAGGATTTTGGAGTATCAATGGTAAATATGGGCAAAATTGGAGTCCTTACAGGGAAATCAGGTGAAATCAGAAAACATTGCGCTATTACAAACTAA